In Gopherus flavomarginatus isolate rGopFla2 chromosome 1, rGopFla2.mat.asm, whole genome shotgun sequence, a single genomic region encodes these proteins:
- the TYMP gene encoding thymidine phosphorylase, protein MDRPDPGTGSSFPALIRKKRDGEKLLDEEIRHFVWAVTRGGLQEGQMGAMLMAIRLRGMDPDETLTLTREMAVSGRVLEWPDSWQRLLVDKHSTGGVGDKVSLPLAPALAACGCKVPMISGRGLGHTGGTLDKLESVPGFNVSQSPKQMRSILEQVGCCIVGQSEDLVPADKVLYGLRDVTATVDSLPLITASILSKKAAEKVSALVLDVKFGSAALYTSLDSARTLAQSLVSVGNRLGICTVAMLSRMDGPLGQRVGHSLEVLEALQCLDGRGPADLHHLVTMLGGSVLWQCGEAGSVGQGAARIAATLADGSALGKFQAMLQAQGVEAGVAQALCTGTEEQRYQVLGRARAQEELPTAQDGTVQRVEALPIAQVLHELGAGRTQKGQPINHHVGAELLVMVGQRVAKGSPWIRIHYDTPELSNDQRRTLQGALVLAGSEPFTPSCKVAEIILPQGSRSLEELTGEQGLGSSQALLCSA, encoded by the exons ATGGACCGGCCCGACCCCGGCACGGGCAGCAGCTTCCCGGCGCTGATCCGCAAGAAGCGGGatggggagaagctgctggatgAGGAGATTCGCCACTTCGTCTGGGCCGTGACCCGCGGGGGGCTCCAGGAGGGGCAGATGG GGGCCATGCTGATGGCCATCCGGCTGCGGGGCATGGATCCGGACGAGACGCTGACTCTGACCCGGGAGATGGCGGTGTCGGGAAGGGTCCTGGAGTGGCCCGACAGCTGGCAGAGGCTCCTGGTTGACAAACATTCCACGGGAGGTGTGGGAGACAAGGTCAGCCTGCCCCTGGCCCCGGCCCTGGCTGCCTGCGGCTGTAAG GTGCCCATGATCAGTGGCCGGGGACTGGGCCATACCGGGGGCACACTGGACAAGCTGGAGTCCGTGCCAGGGTTCAACGTCTCTCAGAGCCCCAAGCAG ATGAGGTCCATCCTGGAACAGGTCGGGTGCTGCATCGTGGGGCAAAGCGAGGACCTGGTCCCGGCGGACAAGGTTCTCTATGGCCTGCGGGACGTCACGGCCACCGTCGACAGCCTGCCCCTCATCACAG CTTCCATTCTGAGCAAGAAGGCAGCAGAGAAGGTCTCCGCCCTGGTGCTGGACGTGAAGTTCGGCAGCGCTGCCCTCTACACCAGCCTGGACAGCGCCCGGACCCTGGCCCAGAGCCTG GTGTCGGTGGGCAACCGGCTGGGGATCTGCACCGTGGCCATGCTCAGCAGGATGGATGGGCCCCTGGGGCAGCGCGTAGGCCACTCCCTGGAGGTGCTGGAAGCCCTGCAGTGCCTGGACGGTCGGGGGCCAGCGGATCTGCATCATCTGGTCACCATGCTAG ggggctctgtgctgtggcAGTGCGGCGAGGCCGGCTCGGTGGGGCAGGGTGCCGCCCGCATCGCGGCCACGTTGGCTGATGGCTCGGCCCTGGGGAAGTTCCAGGCCATGCTGCAGGCCCAGGGAGTGGAGGCCGGCGTGGCCCAGGCCCTGTGCACAGGAACGGAGGAGCAGCGCTACCAGGTACTCGGGCGGGCTCGGGCCCAGGAGGAGCTGCCCACGGCCCAGGATG GCACCGTGCAGAGGGTCGAGGCCCTGCCCATCGCCCAGGTGCTGCATGAGCTGGGAGCCGGCCGCACCCAGAAGGGGCAGCCAATCAACCACCACGTGGGGGCCGAGCTGCTGGTGATGGTGGGGCAGCGTGTGGCCAAAG GTTCACCCTGGATCCGGATTCACTACGACACCCCGGAGCTGAGCAACGATCAAAGACGCACCTTGCAGGGGGCACTGGTCCTGGCAGGCTCAGAGCCCTTCACGCCCAGCTGCAAGGTCGCAGAGATCATCCTGCCCCAGGGCAGCCGGTCGCTGGAGGAGCTGACAGGGGAGCAGGGCTTGGGGAGCAGCCAGGCACTGCTTTGCTCTGCCTGA